The region CGCTAAATCGCCGAGCTGCGGTATGGAGCGGGTCAAAATTTATGATGCGGCTCAGAATAACGCGCGTAAAAGCGGGGTGGGGCTGTTTACCCAGCAGATGAGGTCGACGTTGCCGTGGTTGCCGGTGGAAGAAGACGGTCGTTTGCATGATCCGGCGCTGCGTGAGAACTTCATTGCCCGGGTCTATGCGTTGCATGAATTCAACCAGTTATGGAAAAAAGGGTTGAGCCGCGGCGCGTTGATGAGCTTTCACAGCCGCTATAAGCTGCTGTTGCTGGCGCATTCGCAGCCGGAGTACCGCGAACTGGGGCCGTTTGTCGCCGCCATGGACCAGTGGGATTCGCTGGAGGCGTTTGCGGCGCAGTACCGGTTGCGATTGATGACGTTGCTGTCGCGCCCGGCAACCCGGCGCAATCACACCAATGTGCTGATGCATGTGCAGGGGTATTTCCGCCGTCAGTTGAGCGCCGGACAGCGGCAGGAACTGACTCAACTGATCGATCGCTATCGTCAGGGGGTGCAGCCGTTGCTGGCGCCGCTTACCCTGTTGCGTCATTACATGGCGGAGTACCCGGATGCCTGGCTGGCGCAGCAGCGCTATTTCGATCCTTACCCGGAGGCGCTGCGCTTGCGCTACGGGCACTAATGTTTCAGCAGTAGAGTTAAGGATGGTTCATGACCACACATCTGGTCTGGTTTCGTCACGATTTACGCCTTACCGATAATCTGGCGTTGCACGCCGCCTGCCAGGATCCCGACGCACGGGTTGAGGCGGTGTTTATCGCCACGCCGCAGCAGTGGGCCAGCCATGCGATGGCGCCGTGTCAGGCGGCTTTCCTGCTGGATAATCTGCGCTGTCTGCAACAGGCGCTGCGGGAGAAAGGCATCCCGCTGCACTACCATCAGTGTGATGATTTCGCCGCCAGTGTGCGCTGGTTGGCCGATTTCTGCCGCGAGCGTCAGGTGACGCGCCTGTTTTACAACCGTCAGTATGAATGGAATGAACGCCAGCGCGACCAGCAACTGGAGCTGGCGCTGACCGGCGTGACCGAATGCCGGGGGTTTGACGACAGCTTGCTGTTGCCGCCCGGTAGCGTGGTCACCGGCTCCGGCGACATGTATAAAGTGTTTACGCCATTTCGCGCCGCCTTTCTCAAACGCCTGCAACAAAGCGACGTCGGTTCGGTACCCGCGCCGGCTACCCGCCAGCAGGGCGACATCACGCCGGCGTCGCTGGCGCCGTTCGACTACCCGCAAGCAGAGGTTCATGCCGATTTTCCGGCCAGCGAGCCGGCGGCCTTGCAGCATCTGCGCCAGTTCTGCCGTGAGCAGGTGATGTTCTACCATGAACAGCGCGACCTGCCCGCGCTGGCCGCCACCAGCAAGCTATCGCCGTATCTGGCGTTGGGGATACTGTCGCCGCGCCAGTGTTTCAACCGATTAAGGATGGAACATCCGGACTGGCTGGCACGCTCGGAAAGCGGCGCGTTTACCTGGTTCAATGAGCTGGTGTGGCGCGAGTTTTACCGCCACCTGCTGGTGTTCAGCCCGGCGTTGTGCAAGCACCAGCCGTTCATCGGCTGGACGCGGCGCGTGGCATGGCGCAGCGCGCCGGACGAACTGACGGCGTGGCAACGTGGAGAAACCGGTTATCCCATCGTCGATGCGGCGATGCGGCAGTTGAACCAGACGGGCTGGATGCACAACCGGTTACGGATGATTTGCGCCAGTTTTCTGGTGAAAGACTTGCTGATTGACTGGCGTGAAGGCGAGCGTTACTTCATGAGCCAGTTGCTGGACGGCGATTTGGCCGCCAATAACGGCGGCTGGCAGTGGGCGGCATCCACCGGTACCGACGCCGCGCCTTATTTTCGTATTTTCAATCCCACCACGCAGGGCGAGCGTTTCGACCCGGAAGGCGAATTCATCCGGCGCTGGGTGCCGGAGCTGGCGCAGATTCCGGGCAAGGCCGTTCATCAGCCCCATGACTGGGCCATACGCCAGCAGCGGCAAATCGACTATCCGGTGCCGATCGTCGACCACAAACAGGCGCGCCTGCGCACGCTGGCGGCATTTGAAGCCGCGAAGAACGGTGAAACGGCATGATCGCCACTGAAGACAGAAAGGAGCACGAGCTATGCGTAATACCGAACTGGAAAGCCTGATCAACGGTTTTCTCAATGTGGCGGCGTTTCAGGACTACGGGCCCAACGGGCTGCAGGTGGAAGGGCGCAGCGAAGTACGGCGCATCGTCACCGGCGTCACCGCCTGTCAGGCGTTGCTGGATGCCGCCGTGGCGCAGCAGGCCGACGCGGTGCTGGTGCATCACGGTTATTTCTGGCGCAACGAGCCGGCGGTGGTGCGTGGTATGAAACGCCAGCGCCTGAAGACCCTGCTGGCGAATGACCTCAACCTGTACGGCTACCACCTGCCGCTGGACGCTCATCCGGATGTCGGCAACAACGCCCGGCTGGCGGCGATGCTGGATATCCGGGTGCAGGGCGAAATCGAATCGCTGCTGCCGTATGGCGAGCTGTCTCAGCCTTGCAGCGGCGACGACTTGCGCCGGAAACTGGAGGCGGTACTGGAACGGCCGGTGCTGCATAGCGGCGACAACGCGCCCGCACAAATCCGGCGTCTTGCCTGGTGTACCGGCGGCGGGCAGAGCTTTATCGATCAGGCGGCTGATTTTGGCGTTGATGCCTTCATCACCGGCGAGGTGTCGGAGAAAACCATCCACACCGCCCGTGAAATGGGGCTGCATTTCTATGCCGCCGGCCATCACGCCACCGAACGGGCCGGGATCCGTGCGCTGGGCGAATGGCTGGCGTCACAACATGGTTTTGAGGTGACATTCATTGATATCCCCAACCCGGCGTAATTGAGACGCGGACGCCGTGCATCATGACGGCGGCGGGATGAGGCAGACGACATCAGGCTGGAGGAAGGATGCAACGCGCACGCTGTTATCTGTTGGGTGAGAAGGCGGTGGTGCTGGAACTGGAACCGCCGCTGCGATTGGAAAGTCAGCAACGAATCTGGGGGCTGGCGGAGCGTCTGAGCGAGCACGACGACGTCAGTGAAGTTATCCCCGGCATGAACAACCTGACGGTGGTGCTCAAGCACCCTCGTCAGCAGGCGTTGGATGCTATCGAGCGGCTGCAACGCTGGTGGGAAGAGAGCGAATCGCTTATCGACGTGCAACAACAGCGCGAGGTGGCGATTCCGGTAATCTACGGCGGTGAACAGGGGCCGGATTTGAACGTGGTGGCGGAACACTGCGGCATGACCCCGCAACAGGTGGTGGAGCGTCATGCCGCCGGGCGCTATGTGGTCTACTTCCTCGGTTTCCAGCCCGGCTTTCCTTATCTCGGTGGGTTGGACGAGGCATTATCCACGCCGCGCCGCGCCGAACCCCGGGTGCTGGTGCCCGCCGGTTCGATCGGGATCGGCGGCAGTCAGACCGGTGTTTATCCGCTCAGTACGCCGGGCGGCTGGCAGTTGATTGGCTGCACCTCGCTGGCCTTGTTCCAGCCGACGCAGACGCCGCCGACGTTGTTGAGGCCGGGCGATCGGGTACGCTTTGTTCCGCAGCGGGAGGGAATATGCTGAAGATTATCCGGGCAGGGTTGCAGACCACGGTGCAGGATCTCGGACGTCCAGGATTGCGGCAACTGGGCATCAGCCAGTGCGGCGCGCTGGATAGCCCGGCGCTGAAGCTCGCCAATTTGTTGGTGGGCAACGACATGGGCACGGCGGCGCTGGAAATCACGCTGGGTCAACTGGTGACAACCTTTACCGCGCCGTGCTGGATTGCGCTGACCGGGGCCGACTGTCACGCCACATTGGACGGCAAAACGCTATGGACCGGCTGGTGTTTTGCCGTGAAGTCGGGGCAGACGTTGCGTCTGCGTTCGCCACGCAACGGCATGCGCAGTTATCTGGCGGTATCCGGCGGAATCGCGGTACCGGAGGTGCTGGGGTCCCGCAGCACCGATCTGAAGGCAAGGATCGGCGGGCTGGAAGGCCGCCCGCTGGCGGATGGCGATACGTTGCCGCTGGGAAAACCGCGGCGTTTACCCGGCCGTTCAGTCGGGGTTAAGCAACTGCTGTTCAGTAATCGGGTGCGCGTGTTGCCGGGGCCGGAGTATCAGGAGTTCAGTGAAGAGGCGCGCGACAATTTCTGGCGTACCGGCTGGCACCTTAGCCCACAGAGCAACCGCATGGGCTATCGCCTGCTGGGGCCGGAGCTGAGGCGCGAAAATCAACGGGAAATGTTGTCCCACGGTCTGCTGCCGGGGGTGATTCAGGTGCCCCACAACGGTAAGCCGATTGTGCTGATGGCTGATGCCCAGACGACCGGCGGCTATCCGCGTATCGGCTGCGTGATTGAAGCTGACCTGTACAACATGGCGCAGTTGCGCTTGGGCGAGCCGGTTCATTTTATTCGCTGTTCGCCGGATGACGCGCTACGGGCATTGCAGGAGCAACATCGCTATCTGGAACAACTGGCCTGGAGGCTGCATGGTAATTGATTTGAACGCCGACCTGGGAGAAGGCGGCCAGCATGATGAGGCGCTGTTACAACTGATTTCTTCCGCCAATATCGCCTGTGGCTTTCACGCCGGCGACGCCGACGTGATGTGCCAGTCGGTGCGCTGGGCCATCCAGTATGGCGTGGCGATTGGCGCACACCCGAGCTTTCCCGATCGCGAAAACTTCGGCCGTTCGGCCATGAACTTGCCGCCGGAAACGGTTTATGCGCAGGTGCTGTACCAGATTGGCGCGCTGGCGGCGATCGTCAAGGCGGAGGGCGCACGCCTGTTTCACGTTAAACCCCACGGCATGCTCTACAATCAGGCGGCGCGCGATCCGGCGCTGGCGGATGCCATTGCCCGTGCGGTAGCGGCGGTGGACCCGTCGCTGTGTCTGGTGGGGCTGGCGGGCAGCGATCTGATTCGTGCCGGCAAACGTGCCGGATTGAAGACCCGTCAGGAGGTTTTTGCCGACCGTAGTTATCAGGCCGATGGCTCGCTGGTACCGCGCGACCAGCCTTCCGCCGTGATCAGCAGCGATGAACTGGCGCTGGCTCAGACGCTGGAAATGGTGCAGCGTCAGCGGGTTCGCGCCAGCAACGGCAGTTGGGTTGTGGTGCAGGCGGAAACGGTTTGCCTGCACGGCGATAACGCGCATGCCTTGACCTTCGCCCGCCGGCTGCGCGAGAGTTTCACCCAGTATGGCATACAGGTTACGGCCCGATAACGGAGGCGAGCATGCCCGAAGGCCCCGAGATTCGACGTGCTGCCGACCGGCTGGTTGCCGCGGTAGTGGGAAAAACGCTGACTGGCGTGTGGTTTGCTTTTCCCGAACTCAAACCCTACGAAGCAACACTGATGGGGGAACAGGTCGAACGTATCGTCACCCGTGGCAAGGCGCTGTTGACCTGGTTCTCGAATGGTTTGGTCATGTACAGCCATAATCAGCTGTACGGGGTCTGGCGAGTGGGGAAACAGCCGCCTGATACCCGTCGGGAACTGCGGGTCAGGTTGGATACCGACGATAATGCCGTTTCGCTCTACAGTGCGTCTGATATCACCATGCTGACGCCCGGGCAGCTTGCGACCCACCCTTTTTTACAGCGGATTGGACCGGACGTGCTGGATGAATCATTGACGGTTGACGAGGTGCGTGAACGGCTGCTGTCGGCGCGCTTTTGTCGCAGGCAACTCGGAGCCCTGCTGCTGGATCAGGGATTTTTAGCCGGGCTTGGTAATTATCTACGGGTAGAAATTCTGTGGGCGTCAGCGCTGGCGCCAACGCGGCGGGCGGCGGATCTCCGCGAGTCCGAACTGGCGATGTTAAGCCGGATGTTGCTGGAGATCCCCAAACTGTCGTACCAGACTCGCGGTTCGGAAAGCGATGAGAATCGCCATCATGGCGCGTTATTCCGTTTTCACGTGTTTCATCTGGATGGGAAACCCTGCGAGCGTTGTGGTCAGCCCATTGTGAAAAGTCTGGTGGCGTCCCGGCCGTTTTATGCCTGTCCCCATTGCCAGCAATAATAGGCGAGCGGGGGAATCGGTGCGGCGAACGGTATGACATACAAATCAAAAGGTTGCAAATAAAAAAGGTCGGGCTGTGCCCGACCTTTTTACTGCTAACCGCCAGATAGGGCGATTGCGTTTAGCGTTTGGTGACGGATGGCTCGAAGTTGCGCTCATCGTGACCGGTATACAACTGACGCGGACGGGCGATTTTCAGCCCTTCGCCGTGCATTTCGCTCCAGTGGGCGATCCAGCCGACCGTACGCGCCATCGCAAAGATCACCGTGAACATGGTAGACGGAATACCCATGGCTTTCAGGATGATGCCGGAGTAGAAGTCCACGTTGGGGTAGAGTTTACGCTCGATGAAGTACGGGTCGTTCAGCGCGATGTTTTCCAGTTCCATCGCCACTTCCAGCAGGTCGTCCTTGGTGCCCAGCTCTTTCAGCACTTCGTGACAGGTCTGGCGCATAACGGTGGCGCGCGGGTCGTAATTCTTGTACACGCGGTGACCAAAGCCCATCAGACGGAACGAGTCGTTCTTGTCTTTAGCGCGTTTGATGAAGGCCGGAATGTGCTCGACCGAGCTGATTTCTTCCAGCATACGCAGACAGGCTTCGTTGGCGCCGCCGTGTGCCGGCCCCCATAGCGAAGCGATGCCCGCGGCGATACACGCGAACGGGTTGGCGCCGGAAGAGCCGGCGGTACGCACGGTAGAGGTGGACGCGTTCTGCTCATGGTCGGCATGCAGAATCAGGATGCGGTCCATCGCGCGTTCCAGCACCGGATTCACAACATATTCTTCGCACGGCGTGGCGAACATCATATGCAGGAAGTTGCCGGCGTAGGACAGGTCGTTACGCGGATACACGAACGGCTGGCCGATGGAGTATTTGTAGCACATGGCCGCCACGGTCGGCATTTTCGACAGCAGGCGATAGGCGGCGATTTCGCGGTGACGCTCGTTGCCGATGTCCAGTGAATCATGGTAGAACGCCGCCAACGCGCCCGTCACGCCGCACAGCACCGCCATTGGGTGAGAGTCACGACGAAAGCCGTGGAACAGGCGAGTGATCTGCTCGTGGATCATGGTATGGCGGGTAACCGTGGTCTTGAAAGTGTCGTACTGTTCCTGCGTCGGCGCTTCGCCAAACAGCAGGATGTAACAGACTTCCAGATAGTTGGATTTTTCCGCCAGTTGCGCGATGGGATAGCCGCGGTGCAGCAGTACGCCCACATCGCCATCAATATAAGTGATTTTGGATTCACAGGACGCGGTCGAGGTAAAACCGGGGTCAAACGTGAAATAACCTTTAGAACCGAGGCTACGAATATCAATTTCGTCGTTGCCAAGCGTACCAGACAGGACATTCAGCTCAATAGACTCTTTACCGTCTATTGTAAGCGTTGCTTTCTTATCAGCCATTTACAGTCTCCTTAGCGCTTTAATCTTTAATTTTAAAAATTCGTCACTGTAGAAATACCGTCATGCCCGCACGCTGGACAAAGTAAACAGACCAGACGTCACTCTGTGGTCTGCGAGGAGACCGGGGTACAGAGTTGACCATATGTCAGGCGGCCACAGTCAGGATGAACACATTGCTCTCCCAGCATGGGTATTAACCCTGTCCTGCTCTAATTGTAGCTAGTACTTATCACTTTTCCGGGGACTTTGTTTCCCACTGTTACATAACTTTGGTGAATGGGAAAGAGCTACCGATGAGCTTTAACAGGGCAAAAGTTTTCTTGGGTCCTAGTTGTAATTTAAATGTTTAATATTTGTCAAATCGGATAATTAATTTTATATAAATTGTGAAATTCGTGATCTTAATCACTGTTCAGGGCAAATGTGCCCAAACAGTTTGTAGGGTAATTGTAATGAGAATGTGAAGTGCCTATACTGCCGCCAGGTCTCCGGAATACCCTGCAGTAGGAGCACCCAGTGTGATCGGTTTGTGCGAATGAAGAAAAGGATCATGATTCAGTCGCGCATCGACAGAGACAAACATCATCTCACCGTCCACACTGTCTGACCCCACAACAGGTCCGGAGGAAGAAAATAATAAAAGCTGTGTGGGCAAACCCGTGAAAAAACAAAGACCTGTCAATCTGGATCTGCAGACGATCCAGTTCCCCGTTACCGCGATAGCATCTATTCTTCACCGTGTCTCCGGCGTTATTACGTTTGTTGCTGTGGGTATTCTGTTGTGGTTGCTTGGTCTCTCCCTCTCTTCGCAGGAAGGGTTTGTCCAGGCGGCGGCCATCATGGACAGCTTCATCGTGAAATTCATTGTCTGGGGCATTCTGACCGCGCTGGCCTATCATATTGTAGGTGGTCTGCGCCATCTGCTGATGGATTTTGGCTACATCGAAGAAAATCTCGCGGCGGGAACACGTTCTGCAAAACTCTCTTTCATTATTACTGTCGTGCTTTCATTTTTGGCTGGAGTCCTCGTATGGTAAGCAATGCCTCCGCATTGGGGCGTAATGGCGTGCACGATTGGTTATTACTTCGCGCTTCCGCCATCGTCATCGTGCTGTATGTCCTGTATATCGTTGGCTTTGTGGCCAGCGCCGGTAACATCACGTATGAAATCTGGCGTGGTTTCTTCGCCATGCATCTCACCAAGGTATTCACTCTGCTGGCGTTGTTCGCCATTCTGGTCCATGCCTGGATCGGGATGTGGCAGGTGCTGACTGATTACATCAAACCGCTGGCTGTCCGGCTGACTTTGCAGTTGGCTATCGTGGTCGCGTTGTTGGTGTACGTCATTTATGGAACTGTTGTGGTGTGGGGTGCGTAATGAATTTGCCAGTTAGAGAGTTTGATGCCGTTGTCGTCGGCGCGGGTGGTGCGGGTATGCGCGCCGCGCTGCAGATTTCCCAGATGGGCCTGTCCTGCGCCCTGTTATCGAAAGTGTTCCCGACTCGCTCCCACACCGTGTCCGCTCAGGGCGGAATTACCGTGGCGCTGGGCAACACCCACGAGGATAACTGGGAATGGCACATGTATGACACCGTGAAAGGTTCCGACTATATCGGTGACCAGGACGCGATTGAATATATGTGCAAAACCGGTCCGGAAGCGATTCTGGAACTGGAGCACATGGGACTGCCGTTCTCCCGTCTGGATGATGGCCGCATTTATCAGCGCCCGTTCGGTGGTCAGTCCAGGAATTTCGGCGGCGAGCAAGCTGCCCGCACCGCGGCGGCGGCGGACCGTACCGGTCACGCGTTGCTGCACACGCTGTATCAACAGAATCTGAAAAACCATACCACCATCTTTTCCGAATGGTATGCGCTGGATCTGGTGAAAAACCAGGATGGCGCGGTGGTGGGATGTACCGCCATCTGCATCGAAACCGGTGAAGTCGTTTATTTCAAAGCCCGTGCCACCGTATTGGCGACCGGCGGCGCAGGTCGTATCTATCAGTCCACCACCAATGCCCACATCAACACCGGCGACGGTGTCGGCATGGCGCTGCGTGCCGGCGTGCCGGTGCAGGACATGGAAATGTGGCAGTTCCACCCGACGGGGATCGCCGGCGCCGGTGTGCTGGTGACTGAAGGGTGCCGCGGTGAAGGCGGTTACCTGCTGAACAAGCACGGTGAGCGCTTCATGGAGCGCTATGCGCCGAACGCTAAAGATCTGGCGGGACGCGACGTAGTGGCACGTTCCATCATGATCGAAATTCGCGAAGGCCGGGGCTGCGATGGCCCGTGGGGGCCGCACGCCAAACTGAAGCTGGACCATCTGGGCAAGGATGTTCTCGAATCCCGTTTGCCGGGCATCCTGGAACTGTCCCGCACCTTTGCGCACGTAGATCCGGTGAAAGAGCCGATTCCGGTTATCCCGACCTGCCACTACATGATGGGCGGTATTCCAACCAAGGTAACCGGCCAGGCGTTGACCGTGAACGCGAAAGGCGAAGACGTGGTGATTCCGGGTCTGTTCGCCGTGGGCGAAATCGCCTGTGTCTCCGTACACGGCGCCAACCGTCTGGGCGGGAACTCGCTGCTTGACCTGGTGGTGTTTGGGCGTTCCGCCGGTATGCACCTGCAGGAATCTCTGGCCGAGCAGGGTGATACTCGCGATGCCAGCGATTCCGATGTCGACGCCTCGCTGGATCGCCTTAACCGCTGGAACAATACCCGTTCCGGTGAAGATCCGGTAGAGATCCGCAAAGCACTGCAAGCTTGCATGCAGAATAACTTCTCGGTATTCCGCGAAGGCGACGCGATGGCGAAAGGGCTGGAAGAGCTGAAAGTGATTCGCGAGCGTCTCAACAATGCCCGTCTGGACGATACTTCCAGTGAGTTCAACACCCAGCGCATCGAATGCCTGGAACTGGACAACCTGATGGAAACCGCCTACGCCACTGCGGTATCGGCAAATTTCCGTACCGAAAGCCGTGGTGCCCATAGCCGCTTCGACTATCCTGATCGTGATGACGAGAATTGGTTGTGTCATTCGCTGTATCAACCGCAAACCGAAAGCATGACGCGCCGTGAGGTGAACATGCAGCCTAAACTGCGCCCGGCGTTCCCGCCGAAAGTGCGTACCTATTAATTGCGCGGAGAGAAAGCGATGAAAGTTGAATTTTCCATTTATCGTTATAACCCGGATGTCGATAGCGCGCCGCGCATGCAGGACTATACGCTGGAAGCGGAAGAAGGCCGCGACATGATGCTGCTGGATGCGCTGATCCTTTTGAAAGAACAGGATCCGACGCTGGCGTTTCGCCGCTCCTGTCGCGAAGGGGTGTGCGGTTCTGACGGTCTGAACATGAATGGCAAGAATGGGCTGGCGTGCATTACTCCAGTGTCCACCCTGCGTAACGGCAATAGCAAAATTGTGATCCGCCCCCTGCCGGGGCTGCCGGTTGTGCGTGATTTGGTGGTGGACATGGGACAGTTCTATGCCCAATATGAGAAAATCAAACCTTACCTGTTGAATAATGGGAAAAATCCGCCAGCGCGCGAACATTTGCAGTCGACGGAACAGCGGGAAAAACTGGATGGGCTGTACGAGTGCATCATGTGTGCTTGCTGCTCCACGTCCTGCCCGTCTTTCTGGTGGAACCCGGATAAGTTTATCGGGCCTGCCGGTCTGCTGGCCGCGTACCGTTTCCTGATCGATAGCCGCGATACGGAAACCAAGGAGCGCCTGGACGACCTGGACGACGCTTTCAGCGTATTCCGCTGTCACAGCATCATGAATTGCGTCAGCGTTTGCCCGAAAGGATTGAACCCAACGCGCGCCATCGGCCATATCAAGTCGATGCTGTTGCAGCGTAGCGCCTGAGTTTCAGAAGCATGTAACAAACCGGTTCCCCCTGCGGCAACGCGGGGGGGAACCACAGGAAACCTTTAAAAACCGGCTTACGCGCCCGAACCGTTTTTTAAAGGTTCCTTCAGGATAGGAATATCCGCATTGTGCGTAATCAGGCACAGCAAGTGAACCGTTTTTACGGCAACCCGTTTTATAACGGCAACATAAGACATGTTAACCACGGCGAAAACTGAAGCTTATTAGCTTAAGGGATCACAATGCAGAACGGCGCAATGAAGGCCTGGCTGGATTCCTCCTATCTGGCGGGCGCGAACCAGTCCTACATAGAGCAGCTCTATGAAGATTTTTTAACTGACCCGGATTCTATCGATCACAGTTGGCGTTCGATTTTTCAACAACTTCCTACCACTGGGGTTAAACCGGATCAACTTCACTCCAAAACGCGCGACTATTTCCGCCGCCTGGCGAAAGACGCGTCGCGTTACACTTCTTCTATTACCGATCCTGACAGCGATGCCAAGCAGGTCAAAGTATTGCAGCTGATTAACGCTTTTCGTTTCCGTGGTCATCAGCATGCCAGTCTTGATCCGCTGGGTTTGTGGAAACAGGAACACGTACCGGATCTGGATCTGACCTATCACAACCTGACTGATGACGATCTGAAAGAGAGTTTTAATGTTGGCTCGTTCGCCATCGGCAAGGAAACCATGCCGCTTGGTGAGTTGTACACGGCGCTCAGGCAGACTTATTGCGGCTCGATTGGTTCGGAATACATGCACATCACCAATACCGAAGAAAAACGCTGGATTCAGCAGCGGATTGAGTCGGTGGTGGGGCAGCCGAGTTTTACCGTCGCAGAAAGAAAACGTTTCCTGAAAGAGTTGACCGCTGCCGAAGGGCTGGAGCGCTATCTTGGCGCCAAGTTCCCCGGCGCCAAGCGCTTCTCGCTGGAAGGGGGCGATGCGCTGATCCCGATGCTGAAGGAAATCATCCGTCACGCAGGTAAAAACGGTACGCGCGAAGTGGTGATGGGGATGGCTCACCGTGGTCGTCTCAATGTGCTGGTGAACGTGATGGGGAAAAAAACCCAGGATCTGTTCGACGAGTTTTCCGGCAAGCATAAAGATCACCTCGGCACCGGCGACGTGAAATACCATCAGGGTTTTTCGTCCGATATGGAAACCGAAGGTGGCAAGGTCCATCTGGCGCTGGCGTTCAACCCGTCGCACCTGGAAATCGTTAGCCCGGTGGTGATTGGATCGGTACGCGCGCGTATCGATCGCCTGGATAATCCCAACAGTTCACTGGTGTTGCCGATCACTATTCACGGCGATGCGGCGATTGCCGGTCAGGGCGTGGTGCAGGAAACCCTGAACATGTCCAAGGCCCGCGGCTATGAAGTGGGCGGTACTATCCGCATCGTCATCAATAACCAGATCGGTTTTACCACCTCCAATCCGCACGATGCCCGTTCCACCGAATACTGTACCGACATCGGTAAGATGGTGCAGGCGCCGATTTTCCACGTCAACGCCGACGACCCGGAAGCGGTGGCGTTCGTTACCCGTCTGGCGCTGGATTTCCGCAATACTTTCCAGCGCGATGTGTTCATTGATCTGGTGTGCTACCGCCGTCACGGCCATAACGAAGCCGATGAGCCGAGCGCTACCCAGCCGGTGATGTACCAGAAGATCAAGAAGCACCCGACGCCGCGTAAAATTTACGCCGACCGTCTGGAGCAGCAGCAGATGGCGACGCTGGAAGACGCCACCGAGCTGGTCAATCTTTACCGCGACGCGCTGGATGCCGGCGAATGCGTGGTAGACGAGTGGCGCCCGATGGATATGCACTCCTTCACCTGGATGTCTTATCTCAACCATGAGTGGGATGAACCTTATCCGCACAAGGTTGAAACCAAACGTCTGCAGGAACTGGCGCATCGGATCAGCGAAGTGCCTGAAGCGCTGGAAATGCAACCGCGTGTCGCCAAAGTTTATAGCGACCGCGCTGAAATGGCGGCGGGTGAAAAACGGTTCGACTGGGGTGGGGCGGAAACCTTGGCTTACGCCACGCTGGTAGACGAGGGTATTCCGGTGCGTCTGTCCGGTGAGGATGCCGGGCGCGGCACCTTCTTCCACCGTCATGCGGTGGTGCACAACCAGAAAGGCGGCTCCACTTACACGCCGCTGGCGTATGTGCATAACGCGCAAGGTGTGTTCAATGTCTGGGATTCGGTGCTGTCTGAAGAAGCGGTACTGGCGTTCGAATACGGTTATGCCACTGCCGAACCGCGCACACTGACTATCTGGGAAGCCCAGTTCGGCGATTTCGCCAACGGCGCACAGGTGGTGATTGACCAGTTCATCAGTTCCGGCGAGCAGAAGTGGGGCCGTATGTGCGGTCTGGTGATGTTGCTGCCGCACGGCTACGAAGGTCAGGGGCCGGAGCACTCCTCCGCGCGTCTGGAGCGTTATCTGCAGTTGTGCGCCGAGCAGAACATGCAGGTCTGCATTCCGTCCACGCCGGCGCAGGTGTACCACATGTTGCGTCGCCAGGCGCTGCGTGGCATGCGCCGCCCGCTGGTGGTGATGTCGCCG is a window of Dickeya solani IPO 2222 DNA encoding:
- a CDS encoding YbgA family protein; translated protein: MTADLIPIGISACLLGNQVRFDGGHKRLAFAVEQLAPYFHFEPVCPEMAIGLPVPRPALRLVKSDEGSLRLLASNGSGLDVTDDMAAFSAEKAAQLAHLCGYIVCAKSPSCGMERVKIYDAAQNNARKSGVGLFTQQMRSTLPWLPVEEDGRLHDPALRENFIARVYALHEFNQLWKKGLSRGALMSFHSRYKLLLLAHSQPEYRELGPFVAAMDQWDSLEAFAAQYRLRLMTLLSRPATRRNHTNVLMHVQGYFRRQLSAGQRQELTQLIDRYRQGVQPLLAPLTLLRHYMAEYPDAWLAQQRYFDPYPEALRLRYGH
- the phrB gene encoding deoxyribodipyrimidine photo-lyase, giving the protein MTTHLVWFRHDLRLTDNLALHAACQDPDARVEAVFIATPQQWASHAMAPCQAAFLLDNLRCLQQALREKGIPLHYHQCDDFAASVRWLADFCRERQVTRLFYNRQYEWNERQRDQQLELALTGVTECRGFDDSLLLPPGSVVTGSGDMYKVFTPFRAAFLKRLQQSDVGSVPAPATRQQGDITPASLAPFDYPQAEVHADFPASEPAALQHLRQFCREQVMFYHEQRDLPALAATSKLSPYLALGILSPRQCFNRLRMEHPDWLARSESGAFTWFNELVWREFYRHLLVFSPALCKHQPFIGWTRRVAWRSAPDELTAWQRGETGYPIVDAAMRQLNQTGWMHNRLRMICASFLVKDLLIDWREGERYFMSQLLDGDLAANNGGWQWAASTGTDAAPYFRIFNPTTQGERFDPEGEFIRRWVPELAQIPGKAVHQPHDWAIRQQRQIDYPVPIVDHKQARLRTLAAFEAAKNGETA
- a CDS encoding type 2 GTP cyclohydrolase I; the protein is MRNTELESLINGFLNVAAFQDYGPNGLQVEGRSEVRRIVTGVTACQALLDAAVAQQADAVLVHHGYFWRNEPAVVRGMKRQRLKTLLANDLNLYGYHLPLDAHPDVGNNARLAAMLDIRVQGEIESLLPYGELSQPCSGDDLRRKLEAVLERPVLHSGDNAPAQIRRLAWCTGGGQSFIDQAADFGVDAFITGEVSEKTIHTAREMGLHFYAAGHHATERAGIRALGEWLASQHGFEVTFIDIPNPA
- the pxpB gene encoding 5-oxoprolinase subunit PxpB; its protein translation is MQRARCYLLGEKAVVLELEPPLRLESQQRIWGLAERLSEHDDVSEVIPGMNNLTVVLKHPRQQALDAIERLQRWWEESESLIDVQQQREVAIPVIYGGEQGPDLNVVAEHCGMTPQQVVERHAAGRYVVYFLGFQPGFPYLGGLDEALSTPRRAEPRVLVPAGSIGIGGSQTGVYPLSTPGGWQLIGCTSLALFQPTQTPPTLLRPGDRVRFVPQREGIC
- the pxpC gene encoding 5-oxoprolinase subunit PxpC produces the protein MLKIIRAGLQTTVQDLGRPGLRQLGISQCGALDSPALKLANLLVGNDMGTAALEITLGQLVTTFTAPCWIALTGADCHATLDGKTLWTGWCFAVKSGQTLRLRSPRNGMRSYLAVSGGIAVPEVLGSRSTDLKARIGGLEGRPLADGDTLPLGKPRRLPGRSVGVKQLLFSNRVRVLPGPEYQEFSEEARDNFWRTGWHLSPQSNRMGYRLLGPELRRENQREMLSHGLLPGVIQVPHNGKPIVLMADAQTTGGYPRIGCVIEADLYNMAQLRLGEPVHFIRCSPDDALRALQEQHRYLEQLAWRLHGN
- the pxpA gene encoding 5-oxoprolinase subunit PxpA, encoding MVIDLNADLGEGGQHDEALLQLISSANIACGFHAGDADVMCQSVRWAIQYGVAIGAHPSFPDRENFGRSAMNLPPETVYAQVLYQIGALAAIVKAEGARLFHVKPHGMLYNQAARDPALADAIARAVAAVDPSLCLVGLAGSDLIRAGKRAGLKTRQEVFADRSYQADGSLVPRDQPSAVISSDELALAQTLEMVQRQRVRASNGSWVVVQAETVCLHGDNAHALTFARRLRESFTQYGIQVTAR